In Massilia sp. METH4, the genomic window CTTGCCTGCAGGCCTTTTTTTTATTGGCTTGAGCATCATGCTTGTTTGCGTGCTAAAAATGGGTAAGTTGGAAAAAGAATTAGACCTGCTCGGGAATGTACGGTCCCGGATCTCGGAAATACGCGTTTATTCTATCGACGAGACTACTCATCAGTCTATGCGAGACAGACATGATGCTAGTGCGACAAGGCTCAATTACAGCTTATTTAGAGCCGGCACCGAAGCGAATGTTGATTTTCAAGAGGTATCATTTTCTCCTTCTGCTGAAGGAGATAAGGAATCGCACCGCGGCCTTTTGATGAATGTACGCTTGAAAGGAAACTATAAAGCAATTAAAGACTTCTACGCAGGGCTATTGAAGGGAAATCACCAGTTGGCCCTAAATTCGCTATCGATTCGTCGCAGTGCGGGGAGTGATGCCGTTCTTGATTCGGAAGCACAGCTGACTTTCTACTACACCCCCGACAATGACTCGTACTAAAGCGTGGCTGCCTTGGGCAGTGCTGCTTGCCGTTGCTTCAATCTTTTTGCTTAAGAGTAGCGGAGATTCAGCAACTAAATCTGAGGAGGCGGCGACGCTGACCAAAGTTGTAGTGCATTCAGCAGCGATTTCGAAGAACAAGGCCGGCACTCATCAACGAGAACCGTTCGCGAAAACCGGCGTAGACCCATTCAAGATTGTTGATTTAACGTCATCACCCACACCCGAGCCACCTCCGCCATCCCCAGCCGAAACGCCCGCCCCAGTCGCGGCAGTCTTCCCCTTCCGCTACTTCGGCCGCATGGCCGGCCCAGACGGAAAGCTCATCACGTACCTCACGCGCGACGACACGCTGGTCCCGATCACCCAAGGCATGGAACTGGACGGCGGTTTCAAGGTCGAGTCGATCGGCGACACGGAAATCGTGGTCAACTATGTCCCGCTGGATACGCGCACCGTCATCGATACCCGGGCGGCGGAATAAGCAGCAATGAGTAAGCGGTAAATCGAGGGAGCCAGTCTTTGCGTTACATGAAAGAATGCCGTCGCGCCGTCGCGGCACTATTGCTGCCAGTCGTGCTGGCCGGCTGCGGCGCGCAAGCGATCCGGGAGGATGCGCAGGTAGCATTCCGCGCCGGCGAATACGAGCAGGCGCTGAAGCTTTACAGGGAAGGGCTGGCGCGCTATCCCGAAAACGTCACCTTGAAATCCGGGCTTGTCAGTGCGGAAGACGCCGCTGTCTCGCGTCTGCTGACCGAGGCCAATGCCGCGCGCACCGCCGGGGATTCCCGTGGGGCGGAAGAGCGGGCGCGGCGGGCGCTGCAAATCAAGCCGAACGCCGAGCGGGCCCGCGCGATATTGCTGGACATCGAGCGGGACGCCCGGCAGCGCGTGGCGCTGTCCCGCGCGCGCGAGCTGATTGGTAACGGCTTCGTCGAGCGCGCGTCGATCGTCATCGAGAACGCCTTGAAGGATGAGCCGCGCAACGCGGAATTGCTTGCGCTTCAGCGCCGGCTGGAACTGGACGCCAAGCAGGCTGAAGCGGAAGCGGTCCAGCTTTCGGAGACGAGGCCGATCTCCCTCGACTTCAGGAACGCCAACCTGCGCACGGTGCTGGAAGTCATCACGCGCAATTGCGGTGTGAACTTCGTCATCGACAAGGATGTCCGCTCCGATATCCAGACCACCGTGTTTCTCCAGCAGAGCCGCCTGCCCGACGTGCTTGAATTGCTGACGTCCACGAACCAGCTTGGATACAAGGTCATCGACGCCACGACCGTCATGATCTATCCGCGTACTCCGGATAAGCTGAAGGAGTACCAAGACCTGGTGGTGCGCGCCTTCTACCTGACCAATGCCGACGTAAAGCAGACGGCGAGCCTTCTAAAATCGATGCTGAAGGTGCGCGAGCCGTTCGTCGACGAGAAGCTGAACATGGTCATGATCAGGGAAAGCGCGCAGACGGTGCGGCTGGCCGAACGCATGATCGCCTTGCACGACCTGCCCGAATCGGAAGTGCTGATGGAAGTGGAAGTGCTCGAGGTGAAGCGCTCCAGCCTGACGGAGCTCGGCATCAAATATCCGGACGGCTTCACGCTGACGCCGATTCCGCCGACGGGCAGCAAAGGCTTCACGCTCGGTAACGTGGGCAGTTTGAACAGCAATTCGATCGGTATCGGCTTGCCGGACGTGACCTTGAACCTGCACCGCGATGTCGGCGACGTCAACATCCTTGCCAACCCCAGGATTCGCGCCCGCAACAGGGAAAAGGCGAAGATCATGATTGGCGATAAGCTGCCGGTCATCACAACCACGGGCAATGCCACGAACAGCGGGTTTATCTCGGAATCCGTCCAGTACGTGGACGTGGGCCTGAAGCTCGATGTCGAACCGAATATTCACCTGGACGACGAGGTGGCGATCAAGGTGGCGCTCGAAGTCAGTTCGCTGGTTCGGGAAATCAAGACCGCCAGCGGTTCGCTGGTGTATCAGATTGGCACACGCAGCGCGAACACGGTACTGCGTCTGCGAGACGGGGAAACGCAGCTTCTCGCCGGCTTGATCAGCAATGAGGAGCGCATGAGTGCGAACCGCGTCCCTGGCTTGGGCGACTTGCCGATGGTAGGGCGTCTGTTCGCTTCCCAGCGCGACGACGGCCAGCGCACGGAGATCGTACTGTCCGTCACGCCACGGATCGTGCGTAATGTGCGCCGTCCAGACTTGAACCAGACGGAGCTCTGGTCGGGAACGGAAAACGAGGTCCGCAGCCGACCGCTGGCCGCGGTGGCACCGCGCAAGCAGGAGACGGCGGCGTCCACGGCACCGCCGGTCACGCCTGCGGCTGGTATCGAACCCTCGGTCGAGGCGAGTCCCGCCGCGGCAAGCGCGGGCGCGGGCCCCGTGAACCTGTCGCTCAACGGGCCGGCCGAGGTCGCGGTCGGCGCGACATTCGAGGTGCAGGTGGCGATCGACTCGCAGCTGCAGGTGCGCGGCATGCCGCTTCAGTTGCGCTTTCCCGCGCAGCTGCTGCAAGTTGAAGAAGCCGAAGCCGGAGACTTCTTCGCACAGAACGGCGGCTTGAGCCAGACGAAAACGCTCGACCAGCAGCAGGGCCTCGCAGCGATCGCAGTGATGCGTAACAGCGCGGACGGCGTGGCGGGCGGCGGCGCCGTCGCCCGGTTCCGGTTCAAGGCCCTTGCACCCGGCGAGGCCCACGTCAGCCTCGATTCCGCGAAGGTCGACGGCGCCGAGCTCCCCTCGCTGCCGTTGCCGCAACCCTTGACCGTAAAGGTGAGATAAGTGCGGCGCGCGCCAGCCGGCGGTTACACGCTTGTCGAGATGCTCGTGGTCATGGCGCTGCTGGGCATTCTCGCGGCCGCCGCCATGCCGCTCGTCGAGCTGAGCGCAAAGCGTGGCAAGGAGCGCGAGCTGAAGGCCGCGCTCTGGGAAATCCGCCAGGCCATCGACGGATACAAGAACGCCCACGATCGGGGCTTGATCGGAACCGTCACGCCAAGCGGTTATCCGCCCGCTCTTGCGGTGCTGGTCGATGGTGTCGAGAACACCGGCAAGCCGGGCGCCGGCCGTATCTATTTCCTGCGCAGGGTGCCGCGCGATCCGTTCGCGCCGCAGGATGTCGCGGCGGAGCGGAGCTGGGGCTTGCGCAGCTATGCATCGCCGCCCGACAGGCCGCAGCCGGGGGCGGATGTCTATGACGTGCACTCCACTTCGAGCGAGGTCGGCATGAATGGCGTGCCGTACAGCCAATGGTAAGGCAGACGCGTGGATTCACGCTGATCGAACTGCTGGTCGTGATGGCGCTGATCGGCCTGTTGCTGTCGCTGACGGTGCCGCGCTACTTCGGCCACGTCGACAAGGCGAAGGAAACGGTGCTTCGGCAAGACCTGCTGCAGATGCGCGATGCCGTCGACAAGTATTTCGGCGACCATGACCGGTACCCGGAATCGCTGCAAGAGCTTGCCGAGCGCCGCTACCTGCGCCGCGTTCCCGTCGACCCCATCACTGACAAGGACGATACCTGGGTCGTGGTGCCACCCGCCCGCAAGGAGATGGGCAAGGTATTCGACGTGCGCAGCGGCGCCCCCGGGAAGGGGCGGGATGGGACCGACTATGCCAGCTGGTAATGCCCGTTCGGGCGGCTTCACCTATGTGATGGTGCTGGCGGCGTTGGCCATCTTCGGTATCGGCCTGGCCGCGTTGGGAGAAACTTGGAGCAGCGTGTCGCGGCGCGATCGCGAACGGGAGTTGCTGCTCGTCGGTGATGCCTATGCGCGCGCGATCGAGCAATACTACCTGCGCTCGCCCGGCGCCGAGCGCAAGTATCCGGCCAAGCTGGACGAGCTGGTGGACGACCGGCGCTTCGTCGAGGCGACGCGGCACCTGCGACAGCTGTACCGGGACCCGGTGACGCGGCAGGCCTTCGCCACCGTGCAGGCCCCTGATGGCGGCATCATGGGGGTGTACAGCAAAAGTGAACTGGAGCCGCTGCGAAAGGCTGCCCAAGTGCTGCCCGGTGGCGCCACGGTTGCCGGCCAGCGATACATGGACTGGAAATTCATATACGTCCCGCGGAAGGAAACGCCATGACAGCGAACGAACGCCTGCACTTTACCGTGCGGACCTTCGATGCGGCATCGGGCACGGTCACGACCGTCGCGGCGGAAGGCGAACATGCCGATGCGGTGCGTGCCGCGCTGGAAGCGCAGGGGAACGTCGTGCTCGACGTCCTTCCCGTGCGCGCGCGCTGGACGGGGCTGCGTGCGCGCAGGCAGACAATCGATGCCGTGCTGTTCTGCGACGAGCTGCGCACCCTGCTGGTATCCGGCATGTCGCTCGTGGAGGCGATCGAAACATTGCACGACAAGGAGGGACCCGGCTACAAGCGCGCGGTATTGGGCGACTTGCGAGGTTTGCTGGCCGAAGGAAAGGCCTTGTCGTCCGCCTTGCAGCTGTGCCGGCATCCATTCTCGCCCCTGCTCGTGGCATCGATCCGGGCCAGTGAGCGCAGCAGCGGCCTGGAGGCGGCACTGGATGAGTACATCGCCTATGAGCGGGTCACGCGGGACCTGAACCGCAAGCTCGTGACCGCGGCGATCTATCCCGTGCTGGTGATTGCATTCGGCATGCTCGTGTGTCTCTTCATGCTGGCGTACGTGGTCCCGCGCTTCGCCCGCGTGTACGAGGATTTTTCCGATTCGATCAGCCTATCGACCCAGCTCTTGATCGGTGTCGCACGGTTCTTCGATGCTCACCTGGGCGCCGTGGCGCTCGGTCTGGCCGTGGGGGCGGCGCTGCTGGTGCGCGGCTACCTGCGCGGTTCCTTGCAGACCAGGGTGCTGGGACTATTGATCAGGGTGCGCATCATCCGGCATCATGTCCGGCTGTACCAGCTGGCCCGCCTGTATCAGACGATGGCGATGCTGTTGCGAGGCGGCTTCACGCTGAACGATGCGATGCCGCTGGCCCAGAATCTCGCCCTCGATGATGCGTTACGCGCGCAGATGGACCGGGCGCGTACCAGGCTGGCCGAGGGGCAGCGCCTCAGCAAGGCGTTCGACGATTGCGGCCTGACCGACACGGTGACGCTGCGCTTGCTGCAAGTGGGCGAACGGTCTGGCAACCTGTCCCACGTGCTGGGCATGATCGCGCAAACGTATCGCAACGATTTCACATTGTTTATCGAACGGGCGACCCGGGTCGCGGAACCGGTGATCCTGATGCTGGTCGGCTTGCTGATCGGCGCGCTGATCATCCTGATGTACATGCCCGTATTCGATTTGGCTGGAGGCTTATGACGATCGATTTGAGTGAACTGCTGCGCAAGGCAAGGCGGGAAGGGGGCCAGGAGTCGCTGGCCAGGCAGGTTGCGCTCGCCGCGGGTTGCTCCGTCGATTCCCTGGCAGGCATCGCCGAAGCGCAGCTAGGTGTTCCATTCATGACCTTGGGAGCTCTGGAAGAGGCAACCACCGATTTCTCCCTGCTTGGCTTCACCGATTGCAGCACCCGCGGGGTGCTGCCGCTGCGGATCGACGGAAGACCATGCTTCGCCGCCGCCGATCCGTGGAATGACCGGCTGCTCGGCTGGCTCGGTGACCGTATCGGAGCTTACCCTACGGTTGCCTGGGCCGACCGCGAAGCCATTCTCGCTGTGCTCGACGGTGCGCAGCGCCGCGTCAAGGCATCCACCGACCTGCGGTCGGGAGGCGCCCAGGAGGGGCAGGGCTCGCATGCGATCACGAACGTGATCAGCATCGAAACGATCGAGCGCAGCGCCAGCAGCGTGGTGCGCTTCGTCGATGCGGCCATCTATGACGCCTGGCGCTCCGGCGCGAGCGACATCCACTTCGAATGCGACCGGCAGGGCGTGCACGTCAAGTTGCGGCTCGACGGTGTGCTGGTGCCGACTGTCGAACTGGCGGACCGTGTGCGTGCCGAGGAAGTCATTTCGCGCATCAAGGTGCTCGCCCAGCTCGATATCGCGGAACGCCGTGTTCCGCAGGATGGCCGCTTCCGCGTGACGCTGGGCGACCGCGAGCTGGACTTCCGCGTCTCGATCATGCCGAGCATCTTTGGCGAAGACGCCGTAGTCAGGCTGCTCGACAAGGGGCAGTTGCGCGGCAATGCCGAAGAGATTTCGCTGGTCAGCCTCGGCATCGATGTCGACGCGCGTGAGCGCATCAGGAAACTCGCCCGCCGGCCCCATGGCATGTTGCTCGTTACAGGCCCGACTGGCAGCGGCAAGACCACCACGCTGTATGCCGCGCTCGCGGAAATCCGCTCGGTGCAGGAAAAGATCATCACTATCGAAGACCCCGTCGAGTACGAGCTGCCTGGCGTGCTGCAAATTCCCGT contains:
- a CDS encoding prepilin-type N-terminal cleavage/methylation domain-containing protein is translated as MVRQTRGFTLIELLVVMALIGLLLSLTVPRYFGHVDKAKETVLRQDLLQMRDAVDKYFGDHDRYPESLQELAERRYLRRVPVDPITDKDDTWVVVPPARKEMGKVFDVRSGAPGKGRDGTDYASW
- a CDS encoding type II secretion system protein; amino-acid sequence: MGPTMPAGNARSGGFTYVMVLAALAIFGIGLAALGETWSSVSRRDRERELLLVGDAYARAIEQYYLRSPGAERKYPAKLDELVDDRRFVEATRHLRQLYRDPVTRQAFATVQAPDGGIMGVYSKSELEPLRKAAQVLPGGATVAGQRYMDWKFIYVPRKETP
- a CDS encoding GspE/PulE family protein, coding for MTIDLSELLRKARREGGQESLARQVALAAGCSVDSLAGIAEAQLGVPFMTLGALEEATTDFSLLGFTDCSTRGVLPLRIDGRPCFAAADPWNDRLLGWLGDRIGAYPTVAWADREAILAVLDGAQRRVKASTDLRSGGAQEGQGSHAITNVISIETIERSASSVVRFVDAAIYDAWRSGASDIHFECDRQGVHVKLRLDGVLVPTVELADRVRAEEVISRIKVLAQLDIAERRVPQDGRFRVTLGDRELDFRVSIMPSIFGEDAVVRLLDKGQLRGNAEEISLVSLGIDVDARERIRKLARRPHGMLLVTGPTGSGKTTTLYAALAEIRSVQEKIITIEDPVEYELPGVLQIPVNEKKGLTFSQGLRSILRHDPDKILVGEIRDSETAEIAVQAALTGHLVFTTVHANSVYDVISRFAHMQLDMYSLMAALNGVVAQRLIRRNCAACSAPADISEALRERLAAAGLTETVATPAQGTGCDQCRGTGYKGRHAIAEVLPFDDALRAMALRRADVREIKAHAHSLGVTPLAVRALELVAAGTTTLEEIDRVIAHE
- a CDS encoding type II secretion system protein: MRRAPAGGYTLVEMLVVMALLGILAAAAMPLVELSAKRGKERELKAALWEIRQAIDGYKNAHDRGLIGTVTPSGYPPALAVLVDGVENTGKPGAGRIYFLRRVPRDPFAPQDVAAERSWGLRSYASPPDRPQPGADVYDVHSTSSEVGMNGVPYSQW
- a CDS encoding cohesin domain-containing protein: MKECRRAVAALLLPVVLAGCGAQAIREDAQVAFRAGEYEQALKLYREGLARYPENVTLKSGLVSAEDAAVSRLLTEANAARTAGDSRGAEERARRALQIKPNAERARAILLDIERDARQRVALSRARELIGNGFVERASIVIENALKDEPRNAELLALQRRLELDAKQAEAEAVQLSETRPISLDFRNANLRTVLEVITRNCGVNFVIDKDVRSDIQTTVFLQQSRLPDVLELLTSTNQLGYKVIDATTVMIYPRTPDKLKEYQDLVVRAFYLTNADVKQTASLLKSMLKVREPFVDEKLNMVMIRESAQTVRLAERMIALHDLPESEVLMEVEVLEVKRSSLTELGIKYPDGFTLTPIPPTGSKGFTLGNVGSLNSNSIGIGLPDVTLNLHRDVGDVNILANPRIRARNREKAKIMIGDKLPVITTTGNATNSGFISESVQYVDVGLKLDVEPNIHLDDEVAIKVALEVSSLVREIKTASGSLVYQIGTRSANTVLRLRDGETQLLAGLISNEERMSANRVPGLGDLPMVGRLFASQRDDGQRTEIVLSVTPRIVRNVRRPDLNQTELWSGTENEVRSRPLAAVAPRKQETAASTAPPVTPAAGIEPSVEASPAAASAGAGPVNLSLNGPAEVAVGATFEVQVAIDSQLQVRGMPLQLRFPAQLLQVEEAEAGDFFAQNGGLSQTKTLDQQQGLAAIAVMRNSADGVAGGGAVARFRFKALAPGEAHVSLDSAKVDGAELPSLPLPQPLTVKVR
- a CDS encoding type II secretion system F family protein: MTANERLHFTVRTFDAASGTVTTVAAEGEHADAVRAALEAQGNVVLDVLPVRARWTGLRARRQTIDAVLFCDELRTLLVSGMSLVEAIETLHDKEGPGYKRAVLGDLRGLLAEGKALSSALQLCRHPFSPLLVASIRASERSSGLEAALDEYIAYERVTRDLNRKLVTAAIYPVLVIAFGMLVCLFMLAYVVPRFARVYEDFSDSISLSTQLLIGVARFFDAHLGAVALGLAVGAALLVRGYLRGSLQTRVLGLLIRVRIIRHHVRLYQLARLYQTMAMLLRGGFTLNDAMPLAQNLALDDALRAQMDRARTRLAEGQRLSKAFDDCGLTDTVTLRLLQVGERSGNLSHVLGMIAQTYRNDFTLFIERATRVAEPVILMLVGLLIGALIILMYMPVFDLAGGL